DNA from Limnohabitans sp.:
CGCGCAATTGCTCGCAGATCATGGCCGAAAGTGCCGGGCTGGCGGTGGTGCCGTCGCGGTCGCCCACCACGAAATCCGCATGCTCCAGACCTGGGAAATCGGTGGCGAAACGCCCGGCCACCGCAGGCATGGAGTGGCAGTTGATGTGGATGCTGAAACCATGCCGTGCATGGGCCGCCCCGATGGCCTGCTGCACGGCGGCATGGTAAGGGTGCCAGCAGCGATCTATGCGATGACGCACCTCGGCCACCGTGAGCTGGCGGTTGTAGATGGGCTCGCCTTCGTCGGTCAGCTTCCAGATCAGGCCCTTGCCCAGGCGCACCTTGCTCAGCACGGCGGGGTCGGTCGCGACGGGGTCAGGCCAGGGCTCATCGAGCAGGGTGGTGTCCAGCTCGGTCGTACTCCGGTTGGCATCCAGGTAGATGCGCGGAAAGTGCGCCTCGATCCAGGCCGCTCCCAGCTCTGGAGCAAAGGCGTAGATCTTCTCGACATGGGTGTCCTCGGCGCGCCGCAGCGTGGCCAGCGCGCAGGCCGAGTTGAAGTCGGCCGGATAATGCGTGCCGCTGTGGGGCGAGTCGAGCACCAGGGCGGTGGTGCCGGCAAGGGCCGTCACGAAAGCGGGCGCAGGTCCGGGTGAGTCGGTCACACCGGGTTGGGCTTGCTGGAAGTGTTGCTGGATCAGTTTCAGGGCTGCATGCATAGGCAGAGTGTGCACAAAGTGGGGCGGCTGGCCTGGCCGCCCAGACCGGTGAAAGACCATGGTTATCGCTGTCGCGGTCTTTCCCGGCTATGGCCGCCGGGCCCTCCCGGGCCCGGTGTGGGTTCAGTCGAGCACGACCTTGGCGTAGGCGGCGACGCCCTTCATTTTGCCGATCTCGTCGGCAATCTGGGCGGTGAACTCCCTGGATATCGTGCCCGAAGGGTAAAGCCCCTGCCCGGCAAGGCGCTCGCGCACCGCGGGCTCGCGCAGCGCCTGCGCCACGGCTTGCTGGATGCGGTCTACCGCGGCGCGGGGTATCCCGGCCGGCGCCACCAGCCCAAACCATGACGGTTCGTTGGCCTGTTTGTAGCCCAGGGCCGCGTAGGTGGGCACGTCGGGCAGCACCTCCAGCCGCACAGGCCAGGACACCGCCAGCGCCCGCAGCTTTCCGGACTTGATGTGGGGCAGCGAGGACGCCACCTGATCGAAGTACACGGCCACCTGCCCCGCCAGCACATCGTTGATGGCCGGGCCTGCGCCTCGGTACGGAATGTGCACCATCGACGTGCCAGTGCTGCGCTTGAACAGCTCGCCCCACATGTGGCCGATGGTGCCGTTGCCCGGGCTGGCGTAGGACACTTGGCCGGGGTTGGCCTTGAGGTACTTGACCAGTTCGGCAAAGTCCTTGACGGGCAGGACGGCGGGGTTGACCACCAACACACCGGGGGCCTTCACGATTTCGGTCACACCCACGAAATCCTTGATGGGGTCGTACGGCAGCTTTTTGTACACGGCGGGGTTCACACCGTGGGTAGAGAGCGTGGCCACGCCCAGCGTCAGGCCGTCTGCCGGGGCGCGGGCCACCTCGGCCATGCCGATGGAGCCACCCGCACCACCACGGTTTTCCAGCACCACGGGCTGCTTGAGGATGCGCGACAGCGGCTCCTGCAGACTGCGGGCCGTGATGTCGGTGGCACCGCCCGGCGGGAACGGCACGATGATGCGCAGGGGCTGCCCCTCTTGCGCGAAAGACATTCCGGGAGCGAAAGATACAGCGGCAAGCGCTGAGAGCATGTGACGGCGTTGCATGGGTAGTTCTCCTTTGTAAAAAACGGAGATTACGGTTGGAGCGCTCGGGTGACAAGCAACAGATGGAGCTGATAACATTCCAAAAAGGAATAATCAAACTGCTGCGCCATGTCCTCGCTCCGCCGTCTTACACCCCCTTTTCACCTGTTGCGCGCCTTTTCAGGGGTGACGCGTTTTGGCAGCGTGTCCCGCGCGGCGGATGCACTGCACCTGACGCAAAGCGCAGTGAGCAAGCAGATCCGGGAGCTGGAGGACTGGGTGGGGGTGGTCCTGTTCGAGCGCAGCCGCAAGCGCCTGACACTGACCCCTGCGGGCGAGCGCTACGAGAAGGCCGTGCGCGCCGTGCTGGCTCAGCTGGAAGCCGCCACACTGGAGCTGATCACCAGCAACGATGGCGGCGGCGCGCTGCACCTGTCGAGCCTGCCCACGTTTGCCGCCAAGTGGCTGATCCCGCGCCTGCCGCAGTTTCAGCATCTGCACCCGCAGATCACCCTGCACTTCGTGCCCTACGTGCACAGCTACGACTTCGAGCGGCCCGAGCTGGACTGCTCCATCCTCTTTGGCGATGGCCACTGGCCGGGCGCGCACGCCGACTACATCACGGGCAACGAGGTCGCGCTGATCGCACCGCGCACGCTTTCAGCCGATATCGCCATCAAC
Protein-coding regions in this window:
- a CDS encoding tripartite tricarboxylate transporter substrate binding protein BugE — its product is MQRRHMLSALAAVSFAPGMSFAQEGQPLRIIVPFPPGGATDITARSLQEPLSRILKQPVVLENRGGAGGSIGMAEVARAPADGLTLGVATLSTHGVNPAVYKKLPYDPIKDFVGVTEIVKAPGVLVVNPAVLPVKDFAELVKYLKANPGQVSYASPGNGTIGHMWGELFKRSTGTSMVHIPYRGAGPAINDVLAGQVAVYFDQVASSLPHIKSGKLRALAVSWPVRLEVLPDVPTYAALGYKQANEPSWFGLVAPAGIPRAAVDRIQQAVAQALREPAVRERLAGQGLYPSGTISREFTAQIADEIGKMKGVAAYAKVVLD
- a CDS encoding LysR substrate-binding domain-containing protein: MSSLRRLTPPFHLLRAFSGVTRFGSVSRAADALHLTQSAVSKQIRELEDWVGVVLFERSRKRLTLTPAGERYEKAVRAVLAQLEAATLELITSNDGGGALHLSSLPTFAAKWLIPRLPQFQHLHPQITLHFVPYVHSYDFERPELDCSILFGDGHWPGAHADYITGNEVALIAPRTLSADIAINTPGDVARHTLMRHVTVPEAWLHWSETQGVTGLINPLAGPQFDQFQTMIRAVMAGMGLALVPRCLVQDEIAAGLVREPLAQYPMGGGYCGDMGYWFCYPEGRTQLHALLCFRQWLLQGAAGEPDAKHAALATSTPFP
- a CDS encoding N-formylglutamate amidohydrolase, with product MHAALKLIQQHFQQAQPGVTDSPGPAPAFVTALAGTTALVLDSPHSGTHYPADFNSACALATLRRAEDTHVEKIYAFAPELGAAWIEAHFPRIYLDANRSTTELDTTLLDEPWPDPVATDPAVLSKVRLGKGLIWKLTDEGEPIYNRQLTVAEVRHRIDRCWHPYHAAVQQAIGAAHARHGFSIHINCHSMPAVAGRFATDFPGLEHADFVVGDRDGTTASPALSAMICEQLRARGYSVAYNHPYKGVELVRRYSQPAQHRHSIQLEINRKLYMDEHTLAQIPQGMARLQSDLRALVQTLLATDPR